The proteins below come from a single Mugil cephalus isolate CIBA_MC_2020 chromosome 7, CIBA_Mcephalus_1.1, whole genome shotgun sequence genomic window:
- the LOC125010966 gene encoding zinc finger and SCAN domain-containing protein 2-like, whose product MSSSESLRELIIERLTAAAEEIFGLFERTVVQYEQEIDRQRRLLDITWKPDIELHRIDIPQQHDRTEEDVLTDQQLCTRERNSSLELEEPEPPQIKEEQEEPEPPQIKEEQEEPELPQVKEEQEEPELPQVKEQQEEPCTSPQEEHLVLSQEADSLIETPNNEESNSDQLLSHNSHVAESPDQGGIEHVDSESTPDEERNPKKKRHRDTIHNKLVDNCPMSESQCDTDTGRKSVTGDVFGKVFTNKSNMKRHYKSHTSGKPYCCRTCGKSFGSSSSLTVHLRIHTNEKPYSCETCGKSFTQNSNLVVHMRTHTGEKPYCCESCGKTFKTKSEINIHMKSHTGEKPYSCETCGKTFRQNSSLVAHLRTHTGEKPYSCEMCGKTFKQSSCLIVHLRTHTGEKPYSCEMCGKTFSRRSNINVHVRTHTGEKPYSCETCGKTFRQRSELIDHVRTHTGEKPYSCEMCGESFRQRYGLIAHLKTHKLEGSSS is encoded by the exons atgtcttcatctgagagtttgagagagttgatcatcgagcgactaactgctgctgccgaagaaatattcggactctttgaaagaactgtcgtccagtacgagcaagagatcgatcgtcagcgcagactgctggatatcacctggaaacctgACATAGAGTTACACAGAATAG ACATCCCACAGCAACATGACCGCACAGAGGAGGATGTTCTCACTGACCAGCAGCTTTGTACCCGGGAGAGGAACTCCAGTCTGGAGCTGGAGGAACCAGAACccccacagattaaagaggaacaggaggaaccagaacccccacagattaaagaggaacaggaggaaccagaacttCCGCAggtgaaagaggaacaggaggaaccagaacttCCACAGGTGAAAGAGCAACAAGAAGAACCCTGTACCAGTCCACAGGAAGAGCATCTTGTTCTGAGCCAGGAGGCTGATTCCTTGATTGAGACCCCTAACAATGAGGAATCAAACAGtgaccagctcctctctcaTAACTCTCATGTAGCTGAGAGCCCAGATCAGGGAGGAATCGAGCATGTAGACTCAGAATCAACTCCAGATGAAGAGCGGAATCCAAAGAAGAAAcgtcacagagacacaattCACAATAAGCTTGTAGACAACTGTCCCATGTCAGAGAGTCAGTGTGACACTGACACGGGTAGAAAGTCTGTTACAGGTGATGTCTTTGGAAAAGTCTTTACAAATAAATCCAATATGAAGAGACATTACAAAAGCCACACAAGTGGGAAACCGTATTGTTGCAGAACTTGCGGGAAGAGTTTCGGTTCTAGTAGTAGTTTAACTGTCCACTTGAGGATTCACACAAATGAGAAGCCATATTCTTGTGAAACCTGTGGTAAATCCTTCACGCAAAATTCTAATTTAGTtgtccacatgaggactcacacaggtgagaaaccgtATTGTTGTGAGTcgtgtggtaaaaccttcaaaacaaaatctgaaataaatatccacatgaagtctcacacaggtgagaagccatattcttgtgaaacatgtggtaaaaccttcaggCAAAACTCTAGTTTAGTTGCCCAtttgaggactcacacaggtgagaaaccatactcttgtgaaatgtgtggtaaaaccttcaagCAAAGCTCTTGTTTAATTGTCCACTTGAGGACTCACACCGGTGAGAAACCATActcttgtgaaatgtgtggaaaaACCTTCAGTCGAAGATCTAATATAAATGTCCAcgtgaggactcacacaggcgAGAAGCCGTAttcttgtgaaacatgtgggAAAACCTTCAGACAAAGATCGGAATTAATTGACCAtgtgaggactcacacaggtgagaagccttattcttgtgaaatgtgtggtgAATCCTTCAGACAAAGATATGGTTTAATTGCCCACTTGAAGACTCACAAACTTGAGGGGTCATCTTCCTGA
- the LOC125010954 gene encoding zinc finger protein OZF-like isoform X1 — MSSSESLRELIIERLTAAAEEIFGLFERTVVQYEEEIDHQRRLLDITWKPEIKLHRIDVPQQHVYTEEEVLTDQQLCNQERNSSSEELQTRVPPQMKEEQEEPAPPQIKEEQEEQELPQIKEEQEESEPPLIKEDEEELCSSQQEEHFVVKHEADFLVETPTDEECEHSEPEPNRDQLLSHNSPVAESPDQRGIEHVDSDQHHSNNVYNSLMSENQSDANTGRKSVTCDVCGKTFLSKYNLKRHYKIHTDEKPFSCRTCDKTFRKRYELNVHTRTHTGEKPYCCKTCDKSFRTYAGFNVHRKTHTGEKPYCCTTCDKSFSQKSNLIVHIRTHTGEKPYCCKTCGKSFSASGNLIIHMKTHTGEKPYCCKTCGKSFGTNGYLILHMKTHTGEKLYCCRTCDKSFSTNGDLIIHMNAHTGEKPYCCRTCGKTFKRRYDLNIHGRFHTGEKPYCCKTCGKTFVTKSKLNVHLKIHTGEKPYCCRTCGKTFRRRYDLKVHGRFHTGEKPYSCKTCGKTFITKTKLNVHLKTHRGEGRLPETSI, encoded by the exons atgtcttcatctgagagtttgagagagttgatcatcgagcgactaactgctgctgctgaagaaatattcggactctttgaaagaactgtcgtccagtacgaggaagagatcgatcatcagcgcagactgctggatatcacctggaaacctgagataaagttacacagaatag acgtcccacagcaacatgtctacacagaggaggaggttctcaCTGACCAGCAGCTCTGTAACCAGGAGAGGAACTCCAGTTCCGAGGAACTCCAGACTAGAGTACCtccacagatgaaagaggaacaggaggaaccagcacctccacagattaaagaggaacaggaggaacaagaacttccacagattaaagaggaacaggaggaatcAGAACCTCCACTGAttaaagaggatgaggaggaactCTGCAGCAGTCAGCAGGAAGAACATTTTGTAGTGAAGCATGAGGCTGATTTCTTGGTGGAGACTCCTACTGATGAAGAATGTGAGCacagtgaaccagaaccaaacaggGACCAGCTCCTCTCTCACAACTCTCCTGTAGCTGAGAGCCCTGATCAGAGAGGAATCGAGCATGTAGACTCAGATCAACATCACAGTAATAATGTATACAACTCTCTTATGTCAGAGAATCAGAGTGATGCTAACACTGGTAGAAAGTCTGTAACATGTGATGTCTGTGGAAAAACCTTCCTTTCTAAGTACAATTTGAAAAGACATTACAAAATCCACACAGATGAGAAACCTTTTAGTTGTAGAACATGTGATAAAACCTTCAGAAAAAGATATGAGTTAAATGTTCACacgaggactcacacaggtgagaaaccttattgttgcaaaacatgtgATAAGAGTTTCAGGACTTATGCTGGTTTCAATGTCCACAGGAAgactcacacaggtgaaaaACCTTATTGTTGCACAACATGTGATAAGAGTTTTAGTCAAAAGTCTAATTTAATTGTCCACAttaggactcacacaggtgagaaaccttattgttgcaaaacatgtggTAAGAGTTTCAGCGCCAGTGGTAATTTAATTATCCACATGaagactcacacaggtgagaaaccttattgttgcaaaacatgtggTAAGAGTTTCGGTACCAATGGTTATTTAATTTTGCACATGaagactcacacaggtgagaaacttTATTGTTGCAGAACTTGTGATAAGAGTTTCAGTACCAATGGTGATTTAattatccacatgaatgctcacacaggtgagaaaccttattgttgcagaacatgtggtaaaaccttcaaaaGAAGATATGACTTAAATATTCACGGGAGgtttcacacaggtgagaaaccttattgttgcaaaacatgtggtaaaacattcgttacaaaaagtaaattaaatgtcCACCTGaagattcacacaggtgagaaaccttattgttgcagaacatgtggtaaaaccttcagaaGAAGATATGACTTAAAAGTTCACGGGAGgtttcacacaggtgagaaaccttattcttgcaaaacatgtggtaaaacattcattacaaaaactaaattaaatgtccACCTGAAGACTCACAGAGGTGAGGGTCGTCTTCCTGAAACATCTATATAA